A region of Streptomyces deccanensis DNA encodes the following proteins:
- a CDS encoding ABC-F family ATP-binding cassette domain-containing protein, translating into MTVLTLPARDRAQLTCTGVGVTRGGRPVLHGVEMKVAPGARWGVVGENGRGKSTLLHVLAGALVPDEGEVHRAGTLALAEQEMPAEDGRTVGDVVDEHLADARAALRRLDATTAALAEGRPGAEDTYTEALEAAQALDAWDADRRVDVALAGLGAVDDRTRPLATLSVGQRHRIRLACLLGAEYDFLLLDEPTNHLDLAGLEYLTARLRAHTGGVVVVSHDRALLSDVATTILDLDPTRDGRPRVHGGGYAGYREGREAELARWEAEYEQQQAERVRLGQALSEAQNRLVTGWRPDKGTGKHQRATRAGALTRSVHRRQEDLERHQVTAPVPPRRFHMPELPARTGVLLLRAHEVSVDGRLRRSTTLEVASGDRLAVTGANGAGKSTLLSVLAGQVAPTTGRVHRARTVRLRLLGQESPRATRRRARDLYEAHLAQLVTTGVLPEGEVVGLGALRLLTSREAEKPVAELSTGQQRRLDLALALATRPHVLLLDEPTNHLSIALVDDLTEALHTTDAAVVVATHDRQLRRDIQDWPRLALSGHERADAAHPVRS; encoded by the coding sequence GCGCGCTGGGGCGTGGTCGGCGAGAACGGGCGCGGCAAGTCGACCCTGTTGCACGTGCTGGCCGGTGCCCTGGTCCCCGACGAGGGGGAGGTCCACCGGGCCGGCACCCTCGCGCTCGCCGAGCAGGAGATGCCGGCCGAGGACGGGCGTACGGTCGGCGATGTCGTCGACGAGCACCTCGCCGACGCCCGTGCCGCGCTGCGGCGACTGGACGCGACCACGGCGGCGCTGGCCGAGGGGCGGCCCGGCGCCGAGGACACGTACACCGAAGCGCTGGAGGCGGCGCAGGCGCTGGACGCCTGGGACGCCGACCGCCGGGTCGACGTCGCCCTCGCCGGGCTCGGCGCGGTCGACGACCGTACCCGCCCGCTCGCCACGCTCTCCGTGGGGCAGCGCCACCGGATCCGGCTGGCGTGTCTGCTGGGTGCCGAGTACGACTTCCTGCTGTTGGACGAGCCGACCAACCACCTCGATCTGGCGGGGCTGGAGTACCTGACCGCCAGGTTGCGCGCCCACACCGGGGGTGTGGTCGTGGTCAGCCACGACCGGGCCCTGCTGTCCGACGTGGCCACCACGATCCTGGACCTCGACCCCACGCGGGACGGCCGTCCACGGGTCCACGGCGGCGGATACGCCGGCTATCGGGAGGGCCGCGAGGCCGAACTCGCCCGGTGGGAGGCGGAGTACGAGCAGCAGCAGGCCGAACGGGTGCGCCTCGGGCAGGCGTTGTCGGAGGCGCAGAACCGGCTGGTCACCGGTTGGCGCCCGGACAAGGGCACCGGCAAGCACCAACGCGCCACCCGGGCCGGCGCGCTGACCCGCTCGGTACACCGGCGCCAGGAGGACCTGGAACGCCACCAGGTCACCGCGCCGGTACCGCCGAGGCGTTTCCACATGCCCGAACTGCCCGCCCGTACCGGTGTCCTGCTGCTGCGCGCCCACGAGGTGAGCGTCGACGGCAGACTGCGCCGGTCGACGACCCTGGAGGTGGCGTCCGGCGACCGGCTGGCCGTCACCGGGGCCAACGGGGCGGGCAAGTCCACGCTCCTGTCGGTCCTGGCCGGGCAGGTCGCCCCGACCACGGGCCGGGTGCACCGGGCCCGCACGGTACGGCTGCGTCTCCTGGGGCAGGAGTCGCCGCGCGCGACCCGGCGACGGGCCCGCGACCTGTACGAGGCGCACCTCGCGCAACTGGTGACCACCGGGGTCCTCCCGGAGGGCGAGGTCGTGGGGCTCGGCGCGCTGCGTCTGCTGACCTCCCGTGAGGCCGAGAAGCCGGTGGCCGAGCTGTCGACCGGACAGCAGCGGCGTCTCGACCTCGCCCTGGCGCTGGCCACCCGGCCGCACGTCCTCCTGCTGGACGAGCCGACCAACCACCTGTCCATCGCCCTCGTCGACGACCTCACCGAGGCCCTGCACACCACGGACGCGGCTGTCGTCGTCGCCACGCACGACCGGCAGTTGCGGCGTGACATCCAGGACTGGCCCCGTCTTGCGCTCTCCGGGCACGAGCGGGCCGACGCCGCGCACCCCGTGCGTTCCTGA
- a CDS encoding serine hydrolase domain-containing protein has translation MRASENSESVGGALEGGGRRIGDPWQGVDREELARAVREQAGRAVAGVDDMASYLAAQVADVSHREVVGPLLDGGGASGVVVRRGEVIASWGDPTRTEMAYSATKSVLSLVAGVSFDDGLLRLDEPVADSVALPQFAGSHGRAITWRHLLDQTSQWEGELWGKPTRVDAQSTREGTESAGGPPGEGWAYNDVRVNLTALALTVLTGRSLPDLLRARIMTPIGASEGWSWHGYDTSEADIDGVRVPVVSGGAHWGGGLWISALDLARVGHLCLRGGVWGERRVLSRRWIEELWTPCRVKPNYGLSWWLNDDRTVWPSAPATGRCARGNGGNHLLWVDPARDLVISSRWGAEVETLLARVSRAVPPSR, from the coding sequence GTGCGAGCGTCGGAGAATTCCGAGTCGGTCGGGGGCGCGCTGGAGGGTGGGGGCCGCCGGATCGGGGATCCCTGGCAGGGGGTGGACCGGGAGGAGCTGGCGCGGGCCGTGCGTGAGCAGGCCGGGCGCGCGGTGGCCGGGGTGGACGACATGGCGTCCTATCTCGCGGCCCAGGTGGCGGACGTGTCCCATCGCGAGGTGGTGGGGCCGCTCCTCGACGGCGGTGGGGCCAGTGGTGTCGTGGTGCGGCGGGGCGAGGTCATCGCCTCGTGGGGAGACCCGACGCGGACGGAGATGGCGTACAGCGCGACGAAGAGTGTGCTGTCGCTGGTGGCGGGAGTCTCCTTCGACGACGGCCTGTTGCGACTGGACGAGCCGGTCGCCGACTCGGTCGCCCTGCCCCAGTTCGCCGGCTCCCACGGTCGCGCGATCACCTGGCGGCATCTGCTCGACCAGACCAGCCAGTGGGAGGGCGAGCTGTGGGGCAAGCCCACGCGCGTCGACGCCCAGAGCACACGTGAGGGCACGGAGTCGGCGGGCGGGCCCCCCGGCGAGGGCTGGGCCTACAACGACGTCCGGGTGAACCTCACGGCGCTCGCGCTCACGGTCCTGACGGGCCGCTCCCTGCCGGACCTCCTGCGCGCCCGGATCATGACACCGATCGGCGCGTCCGAGGGTTGGTCGTGGCACGGTTACGACACCTCCGAGGCCGACATCGACGGCGTACGGGTGCCCGTGGTGTCCGGTGGCGCGCACTGGGGCGGCGGCCTGTGGATCAGCGCCCTCGACCTGGCCCGCGTCGGTCACCTCTGTCTGCGGGGCGGGGTGTGGGGTGAGCGGCGGGTCCTCTCACGGCGGTGGATCGAGGAGTTGTGGACACCCTGCCGGGTCAAACCGAACTACGGCCTGTCGTGGTGGCTGAACGACGACCGCACGGTCTGGCCCTCGGCCCCCGCCACGGGGCGCTGCGCCCGGGGCAACGGAGGCAACCACCTGCTGTGGGTCGACCCGGCGCGCGATCTGGTGATCAGCTCCCGCTGGGGCGCGGAGGTCGAGACGCTCCTGGCGCGGGTGTCGCGGGCGGTGCCGCCCAGCCGGTGA
- a CDS encoding T4 RnlA family RNA ligase produces the protein MSQAHLTLHELLPPEELAAALEAGHVARKSHPTLPLSIYTYTRTCQYERVWNRVTTRCRGLVADDATGEIVALPLPKFFNVGEHESGQPYAPSLPDEPFEVYDKVDGSLAVVFHYAGRWRVASKGSFVSVQATWAQRLLDAKDTSGLVPGVTYLAEILYPENRIVVDYGDRRDVVLLAAFAKDGTEVALAEAAAGWRGIGSVVTVRPAVPLAELLAMTEGNRLPGGHAATGTDAEGFVLRFASGVRAKAKFAEYVRLHKVLTGVTERDIWRGHGIQRFAGLPAKQVAQALNCSAEDVVASGGRPLDALLEQVPDEFDAWVRGVVAGIDKQVEDRERAIDEAFRSLAHLADDRGAFARAVRELPDAAVRPAMFQRLDGRSTVLVTYRSTRPEASDPFKNDEEN, from the coding sequence ATGAGCCAGGCACACCTGACTCTTCATGAGCTGCTGCCGCCGGAGGAGCTCGCGGCGGCGCTCGAAGCGGGGCACGTCGCGCGCAAGTCGCACCCGACACTGCCGCTGTCCATCTACACGTACACGAGGACGTGTCAGTACGAGCGGGTGTGGAACCGTGTGACCACGCGCTGCCGGGGCCTCGTGGCCGACGACGCCACCGGGGAGATCGTCGCGCTGCCGCTGCCGAAGTTCTTCAACGTCGGTGAGCACGAGTCCGGTCAGCCCTACGCCCCGAGCCTCCCCGACGAGCCGTTCGAGGTGTACGACAAGGTCGACGGCAGCCTGGCGGTGGTGTTCCACTACGCGGGCCGGTGGCGGGTCGCGTCCAAGGGGTCGTTCGTGAGCGTCCAGGCCACCTGGGCGCAGCGGCTGCTCGACGCGAAGGACACGTCCGGTCTCGTGCCCGGGGTGACCTACCTGGCCGAGATCCTGTACCCGGAGAACCGGATCGTCGTCGACTACGGCGACCGCCGCGACGTGGTGCTGCTGGCCGCGTTCGCCAAGGACGGCACGGAGGTCGCCCTGGCGGAGGCCGCCGCGGGATGGCGGGGCATCGGCTCCGTCGTCACCGTGCGGCCGGCCGTGCCGCTCGCCGAGCTGCTGGCGATGACGGAGGGCAACCGGCTGCCCGGCGGCCACGCGGCCACCGGCACCGACGCGGAGGGCTTCGTGCTGCGCTTCGCCTCGGGGGTGCGGGCCAAGGCCAAGTTCGCCGAGTACGTGCGGCTCCACAAGGTGCTCACCGGTGTGACCGAGCGGGACATCTGGCGCGGTCACGGCATCCAGCGGTTCGCGGGACTGCCCGCCAAGCAGGTGGCGCAGGCGCTGAACTGCTCGGCCGAGGACGTCGTTGCGTCCGGCGGCCGGCCCCTGGACGCGCTCCTGGAGCAGGTGCCCGACGAGTTCGACGCCTGGGTGCGCGGGGTCGTCGCGGGCATCGACAAACAGGTCGAGGACCGCGAGCGGGCGATCGACGAGGCGTTCCGTTCGCTCGCGCATCTCGCGGACGACCGGGGCGCGTTCGCCCGCGCGGTGCGCGAACTGCCCGACGCGGCCGTGCGCCCCGCCATGTTCCAGCGCCTGGACGGGCGTTCGACCGTGCTCGTGACGTACCGTTCCACCCGGCCGGAGGCGTCCGACCCCTTCAAGAACGACGAGGAGAACTGA
- a CDS encoding 2-phosphosulfolactate phosphatase, giving the protein MNSRFVGIPELLEVPSVAVVIDVMRAFTVAAWAFAQGAEKIVLAESLDDALALKAGHPDWVALKDGPPAPGFDAVNSPGMLRSMDLGGRTVVQKTTAGTVGALAVKDASLVLCASFVVAEATARVLRARESDNVTFVVTGEDGRADEDLACAQYIARRAAEAGAEAEAEAEAGAGTDAAEFLRRAADSRAATELAEGVRQGVHPDDVALCLELDRFGFAMVAALEGPLMVLRRVNVVPGAHQSG; this is encoded by the coding sequence ATGAACTCTCGTTTCGTCGGCATCCCCGAGTTGCTCGAAGTCCCGTCCGTGGCGGTCGTCATCGACGTCATGCGTGCGTTCACCGTGGCCGCCTGGGCCTTCGCCCAGGGCGCGGAGAAGATCGTTCTCGCGGAGTCGCTGGACGACGCCCTCGCGCTCAAGGCAGGTCACCCGGACTGGGTGGCGCTCAAGGACGGTCCGCCCGCGCCCGGATTCGACGCCGTCAACTCGCCGGGGATGTTGCGGTCCATGGATCTCGGCGGACGGACCGTCGTCCAGAAGACCACGGCGGGGACGGTCGGCGCGCTCGCCGTGAAGGACGCCTCGCTGGTGCTGTGCGCCTCCTTCGTGGTGGCGGAGGCGACGGCGCGGGTCCTGCGGGCGCGCGAGAGCGACAACGTCACGTTCGTGGTCACCGGCGAGGACGGACGGGCCGACGAGGACCTGGCCTGCGCCCAGTACATCGCCCGGAGAGCCGCTGAGGCCGGGGCCGAAGCCGAAGCCGAAGCCGAAGCCGGGGCCGGGACGGACGCCGCCGAGTTCCTTCGTCGTGCCGCGGACTCGCGGGCGGCGACCGAACTGGCGGAGGGGGTCCGCCAGGGGGTCCACCCCGACGACGTCGCGCTCTGTCTGGAGCTCGACCGGTTCGGCTTCGCCATGGTCGCGGCCCTGGAGGGCCCGCTCATGGTCCTGCGTCGCGTCAATGTCGTGCCGGGCGCTCATCAGTCCGGGTGA
- a CDS encoding AAA family ATPase, which yields MPVVHVMTGLPASGKTTAARGLQAESGGRMRRVNLDDLRQMLDIPLPEGAERRSYAHEQTVLAIQDAAVRAAVDGGFDVVVDNTHMTPHIPKRLKAAVAGLATFVVHDFTDVPVEECLRRDAARERPVGEEIIRILADKHAKSRRGGWRLTAEWLNDEPAVEPYTADPALPSAVMCDIDGTLALRGDRGAYDFTRCEEDLLNVSVRGALRSFRSADGDVIVLLSGRGEEHRSRTEAWLRAHDVPYDELWMRAAGDQRRDDVVKAELFDRHVRHRFAVRVSLDDRDRVVAVWRRMGLPTWQVNYGAF from the coding sequence GTGCCCGTGGTACACGTCATGACGGGGCTGCCCGCCTCGGGGAAGACGACGGCCGCGCGCGGGCTGCAGGCGGAGTCCGGGGGCCGGATGCGCCGCGTCAACCTCGACGATCTGCGGCAGATGCTCGACATCCCGCTGCCCGAGGGTGCGGAGCGCCGGTCGTACGCGCACGAGCAGACCGTGCTGGCGATCCAGGACGCGGCGGTACGGGCGGCCGTCGACGGCGGGTTCGACGTCGTCGTGGACAACACGCACATGACCCCGCACATCCCGAAGCGGCTGAAGGCGGCCGTGGCGGGGCTGGCCACGTTCGTCGTGCACGACTTCACCGACGTACCGGTGGAGGAGTGCCTGCGGCGGGACGCGGCGCGGGAGCGGCCGGTCGGCGAGGAGATCATCCGGATCCTCGCCGACAAGCACGCCAAGTCCCGCAGGGGTGGCTGGCGGCTCACGGCGGAGTGGCTGAACGACGAGCCCGCCGTCGAGCCGTACACCGCCGACCCGGCGCTGCCGTCGGCGGTCATGTGCGACATCGACGGCACGCTCGCCCTACGCGGCGACCGGGGCGCGTACGACTTCACCCGCTGCGAGGAGGATCTGCTCAACGTGTCGGTGCGTGGCGCGCTGCGCTCCTTCCGCAGCGCCGACGGCGATGTGATCGTCCTGCTCTCGGGGCGCGGTGAGGAGCACCGGAGCCGAACGGAGGCGTGGCTGCGTGCGCACGACGTGCCGTACGACGAGCTGTGGATGCGGGCGGCCGGCGACCAGCGTCGCGACGACGTGGTGAAGGCGGAGCTGTTCGACCGGCATGTGCGGCACCGCTTCGCCGTACGGGTCTCCCTCGACGACCGGGACCGGGTCGTCGCCGTGTGGCGGCGGATGGGGCTGCCGACCTGGCAGGTGAACTACGGGGCCTTCTAG
- a CDS encoding carbonic anhydrase family protein: MTEIAPASSTVSGSEGKHGKHGKHGKQSPVDIRPQDIDLSALPPLRFAHPTVLDLELHFDDPRIHRTGAGPVQGSRPECVRDDEGTVKATPPPGEECALRVGADRYELVDVHWHTPSEHTVGGVAFPMEQHMKYRRVTDPADAAGREEDSGFAVVGVFVHPGQANDFLDRLLTSARRSAAPWEVPGVALDALLPTCTESYRYLGSTTVCPYTPGVRWILLTHPVQASATALAHYRKVFPQGNARAVQPLGDRRVAGDRHRWW; the protein is encoded by the coding sequence ATGACCGAGATCGCGCCTGCCTCGTCCACCGTCAGCGGTTCGGAAGGGAAGCACGGGAAGCACGGGAAGCACGGGAAGCAGAGCCCGGTCGACATCCGGCCGCAGGACATCGACCTCTCCGCGCTGCCGCCCTTGCGGTTCGCCCACCCCACGGTGCTCGACCTGGAACTGCACTTCGACGACCCCCGGATCCACCGGACCGGGGCCGGGCCCGTCCAGGGGAGCCGGCCCGAGTGCGTTCGGGACGACGAGGGGACCGTGAAGGCCACGCCGCCACCCGGCGAGGAGTGCGCGCTGCGGGTGGGGGCCGACCGCTACGAACTGGTCGACGTGCACTGGCACACGCCCTCCGAGCACACCGTCGGAGGCGTGGCGTTCCCGATGGAACAGCACATGAAGTACCGGCGGGTGACCGATCCCGCCGACGCGGCCGGGCGGGAGGAGGACAGCGGCTTCGCGGTCGTCGGCGTCTTCGTGCACCCCGGTCAGGCCAACGACTTCCTCGACCGCCTGCTCACCTCGGCCCGCCGCTCCGCGGCACCCTGGGAGGTCCCCGGCGTCGCACTCGACGCCCTCCTGCCGACCTGCACCGAGTCGTATCGCTACCTCGGCTCCACCACCGTCTGCCCCTACACCCCCGGAGTGCGCTGGATCCTGCTGACCCACCCCGTCCAGGCCTCCGCCACCGCGCTGGCGCACTACCGGAAGGTCTTCCCCCAGGGCAACGCCCGTGCCGTACAGCCGCTCGGTGACCGGCGCGTCGCCGGCGACCGGCACCGGTGGTGGTGA